The following coding sequences are from one SAR116 cluster alpha proteobacterium HIMB100 window:
- a CDS encoding O-succinylhomoserine sulfhydrylase (PFAM: Cys/Met metabolism PLP-dependent enzyme~TIGRFAM: O-succinylhomoserine sulfhydrylase): MSKDTSWHRDTHLIREGVNRTDHQETSEALFMTSGYVYDSAEQAAAAFKGETENFVYSRYGNPTLQALEARLAKLEGAEACRVCGTGMAAIFASLACQLSAGDRVVASQALFGACHAILTKILPRWGVDVELVDGRDLAAWTAALGKPTKIVFLESPSNPVLHLVDIQAVSALAHAAGAQVIVDNVFATPVFQSPLALGADIVTYSTTKHIDGQGRLLGGAVLGTAAFIEEIFLPFYRQTGAAMSPFNAWVMLKSLETLALRVDAQTKTAEIIAAALKAHPAVLSLSYPGDPSHPQYELACRQMSGASTLMAFEIQGGKEGAFCFLNALTLIDISNNLGDSKTLACHPASTTHMSLSEKERQQLEIREGHVRLSVGLEHADDLVSDLRQALDACLKR, translated from the coding sequence ATGAGTAAGGACACATCCTGGCACAGAGACACTCATCTGATTCGTGAAGGGGTTAATCGCACAGATCATCAGGAAACATCTGAAGCTTTGTTCATGACGTCTGGCTATGTCTATGATTCTGCCGAACAGGCAGCGGCGGCGTTCAAGGGCGAGACAGAGAATTTTGTTTATTCGCGTTATGGAAATCCGACGCTGCAGGCCCTTGAAGCGCGTCTGGCCAAGCTTGAGGGAGCAGAGGCCTGCCGTGTATGCGGGACAGGCATGGCAGCCATATTTGCGTCTTTGGCATGCCAGCTTTCTGCAGGTGACCGGGTTGTGGCCAGCCAGGCTTTATTCGGCGCATGCCATGCAATTTTAACCAAAATCCTGCCCCGGTGGGGGGTTGATGTTGAACTGGTTGACGGGCGTGATCTGGCAGCCTGGACAGCGGCACTGGGCAAACCAACGAAGATTGTATTTTTGGAAAGCCCGTCAAATCCGGTGCTGCATTTAGTTGATATTCAGGCGGTGAGTGCGCTGGCCCACGCCGCTGGCGCACAGGTCATTGTTGATAATGTGTTTGCGACACCGGTATTTCAGTCTCCACTTGCCCTTGGCGCGGATATCGTCACCTATTCCACAACAAAACATATTGATGGTCAGGGCCGCCTGCTCGGGGGTGCAGTTTTGGGAACAGCTGCATTTATTGAAGAGATTTTTCTGCCCTTTTACCGGCAGACTGGCGCGGCGATGAGCCCGTTTAACGCTTGGGTAATGCTTAAATCACTGGAAACACTCGCCTTACGGGTAGACGCACAAACAAAAACGGCTGAGATTATAGCTGCCGCTCTGAAAGCGCATCCGGCTGTGCTGTCGCTGTCTTATCCGGGTGACCCATCGCATCCTCAATATGAATTGGCCTGTCGCCAGATGTCAGGCGCAAGCACCCTGATGGCGTTTGAAATACAGGGCGGCAAAGAGGGTGCGTTTTGCTTTCTTAACGCGTTAACACTAATCGATATTTCAAATAATCTGGGCGATTCAAAAACGCTGGCCTGTCATCCGGCCAGCACTACCCATATGAGCTTGTCTGAAAAAGAGCGCCAGCAGCTGGAAATTCGTGAAGGTCATGTCAGACTTTCCGTTGGGCTTGAACACGCAGATGATCTCGTCTCTGATTTGAGACAGGCACTTGATGCCTGTCTTAAGCGTTAG
- a CDS encoding EamA-like transporter family (PFAM: EamA-like transporter family) — MSSQRSSFGRFWSGLSAEHQSAVLLVSGISILGLSDNFVPYVSDEIGLGQLHFMRSAMALICVLGLAMLGSQSLRPIRWPAVMLRTVLLAASMALYFAVLSFLPVAIAGAGLFTSPMFVLLFSVLLFGLKPGWRRILAVLTGSAGMWLVLRPDSLGFHPLQFLPVLAGALYALSSITTKRLCSEESALALVAVYFAVLGGAGLVWAVAAPAIISGPVPPEADFIVKGLVWADMLVWFWVGLMAVLTVLSIWMLARAYQIAETSYAVIYEYSYLISAGVVGVWLWQAQFSLSSLGGMALIVLSGLIITLAARQRSSDK, encoded by the coding sequence ATGTCTTCACAACGCTCATCTTTTGGACGGTTTTGGTCAGGCCTGTCCGCAGAACATCAAAGTGCTGTTTTGCTTGTGTCTGGCATATCGATTTTGGGGCTGTCAGATAATTTTGTCCCTTATGTGTCTGATGAAATCGGCCTTGGTCAGCTTCACTTTATGCGTTCAGCAATGGCATTGATTTGTGTGTTGGGCCTGGCCATGCTGGGCTCTCAAAGTCTGCGGCCAATACGCTGGCCGGCGGTGATGCTGAGAACGGTTTTGCTGGCTGCGTCAATGGCGCTTTATTTTGCAGTTCTGTCTTTTTTGCCTGTCGCCATTGCGGGGGCAGGTCTGTTCACCTCACCTATGTTTGTGTTGTTGTTTTCTGTTCTGTTGTTCGGGCTGAAACCAGGCTGGCGCCGTATTCTGGCTGTGTTGACAGGCTCAGCTGGTATGTGGCTCGTCCTGCGTCCGGACAGCCTTGGTTTTCACCCGCTACAGTTTTTGCCTGTGCTGGCAGGGGCGTTATATGCTCTGTCTTCCATCACCACAAAGCGGCTCTGTTCTGAAGAAAGCGCACTTGCCCTTGTCGCTGTTTACTTTGCTGTTTTGGGCGGGGCGGGGCTGGTGTGGGCTGTGGCCGCTCCAGCCATTATCTCTGGTCCGGTTCCGCCTGAAGCGGATTTTATTGTTAAAGGGTTGGTCTGGGCAGATATGCTTGTCTGGTTCTGGGTTGGTCTGATGGCGGTGCTGACGGTTTTATCAATATGGATGCTGGCTAGGGCCTATCAAATTGCCGAAACCAGCTATGCTGTTATTTACGAATATAGCTATTTGATCTCTGCAGGAGTGGTTGGTGTATGGCTGTGGCAGGCCCAGTTCAGCTTGTCCAGTCTCGGGGGGATGGCCCTTATTGTTTTGTCTGGTCTGATCATCACCCTGGCGGCACGACAGCGATCATCTGATAAGTGA
- a CDS encoding DMT(drug/metabolite transporter) superfamily permease (PFAM: EamA-like transporter family), whose amino-acid sequence MSHTIRKPQPLDFLILLVLSVIWGSAFGAIKIAVDGSAPFSVVAARTVIGGLGICLWLAVSGGFRLAWRALPWGRLSAIAFLGTLLPFFLISWAEQYVDSSVAGLLNGTGPLVTVLGAHFITRDELLTKGRLFGVLLGLGGVLILMHDGLNKLGGASLIAQLALMLAFSCYAGGNLMVRGLTGIKPVQLTGFSLVLSSVVAIPLAIFLERPDPISWSSDVWAALVWLGLVSTAFAFSLRYVLINRAGAGFMSNVGYIIPMVAVAIGLVVLGEPVTPPKLLALLVILASLYITRRAGVKLRS is encoded by the coding sequence GTGAGCCATACCATCAGAAAACCCCAGCCGCTGGATTTTTTGATTCTGCTTGTTTTATCTGTGATCTGGGGCTCTGCTTTCGGAGCAATTAAGATCGCTGTTGACGGTTCAGCCCCGTTCAGTGTTGTGGCGGCACGGACCGTGATTGGCGGTCTGGGAATTTGTCTGTGGCTGGCTGTATCTGGCGGCTTTCGGCTGGCTTGGCGGGCTTTGCCCTGGGGCAGGTTATCGGCGATCGCTTTTCTGGGGACTTTGTTACCCTTTTTTCTGATCAGTTGGGCCGAACAATATGTAGACAGTTCTGTTGCAGGTTTGCTGAATGGGACCGGCCCTCTTGTCACGGTATTGGGGGCTCATTTTATCACCCGTGACGAGCTGCTCACAAAAGGGCGGCTGTTTGGTGTTTTGCTTGGTCTGGGTGGCGTTCTTATTCTGATGCATGACGGGTTGAATAAATTGGGTGGCGCATCACTGATTGCCCAGCTTGCCCTGATGCTGGCCTTTTCCTGCTATGCTGGTGGCAATCTGATGGTGAGAGGGCTGACTGGTATTAAGCCTGTTCAACTCACAGGATTTTCACTGGTTCTGTCTTCTGTTGTGGCCATACCTCTGGCCATTTTTCTGGAACGACCAGATCCGATCAGCTGGTCATCTGATGTCTGGGCCGCATTGGTGTGGCTGGGGCTTGTGTCAACAGCCTTTGCCTTTTCTTTGCGCTATGTTTTAATCAACCGGGCTGGCGCAGGGTTTATGTCTAATGTGGGCTATATAATACCCATGGTTGCTGTCGCGATTGGGCTTGTGGTGTTGGGTGAGCCTGTAACGCCGCCAAAATTGCTGGCTTTGCTGGTCATTTTGGCCAGTTTATATATCACCCGCCGGGCAGGCGTGAAATTAAGGAGCTAA
- a CDS encoding signal transduction histidine kinase (PFAM: Histidine kinase-, DNA gyrase B-, and HSP90-like ATPase), translated as MLPPFSTSRPDLQAVARINGEALIDPKAVVLIRWLALSGQSAALVCVFFFLNFEPPFLSAFGIILVGVAVNIWQAWRTRHVTQASTIELLLALLFDVIQLAGLLYLTGGLSNPFSILLLAPIVVSAALLDFKSTAFLVILVGACASLLSRFHLPLPLLADRFDLPSLYLIGLLVALMVSALFISFYVWWLADRSRRTAASLAATQLVLEREQQIANLGALAAAAAHKLGSPLNTITLISHELQDRLNKEPRSDQLEADITLLINEVDRCRVILSELDRDVNTDRFADDVTMPISQVLHSMLDAKFTELGGLFELSAGPLDDSAEPLSKPLPDLKYTLEILLDNAHDYAATAIRLDIGWTATDIDINLSDDGPGFRPNILARLGQPWNSSRDGRGGHRGLGLFLAVTLVNSLGGKIDIYNEDIGGAAIHITIPREKLTS; from the coding sequence ATGCTGCCGCCTTTTTCCACATCCAGACCGGACCTTCAGGCGGTGGCGCGTATTAATGGTGAGGCACTTATTGACCCCAAAGCGGTTGTCCTGATCAGGTGGCTGGCACTGTCTGGCCAGTCTGCCGCGCTTGTCTGTGTCTTTTTCTTTTTGAATTTTGAGCCACCTTTCCTCAGTGCATTTGGCATTATACTGGTTGGGGTGGCAGTGAATATCTGGCAGGCCTGGCGCACCCGTCATGTCACTCAGGCCTCGACCATAGAATTACTTCTGGCTCTGCTATTTGACGTTATCCAACTGGCCGGCCTGCTTTACCTGACAGGGGGGCTGAGCAACCCATTTTCAATATTGCTGCTCGCCCCGATTGTGGTGTCTGCTGCATTGCTTGACTTCAAATCCACAGCTTTTCTTGTGATTCTTGTCGGTGCCTGTGCCAGCTTGCTGTCACGGTTTCATCTGCCGCTGCCTCTCTTGGCGGACAGATTTGATTTGCCCTCTTTATATCTCATCGGGCTGCTTGTGGCCTTGATGGTATCTGCGTTGTTTATCAGCTTTTATGTGTGGTGGCTGGCAGACAGGTCACGGCGAACAGCCGCCAGTCTAGCGGCAACACAGCTGGTTCTGGAACGTGAACAGCAAATAGCGAATCTGGGCGCGCTTGCGGCGGCGGCGGCGCATAAGCTGGGATCGCCTTTAAATACCATTACACTCATCAGTCACGAATTACAGGACCGGCTGAACAAAGAGCCCCGCTCAGACCAGCTGGAGGCGGATATCACACTTCTGATCAACGAAGTAGACAGATGCCGTGTGATTCTCTCTGAGCTTGATCGCGATGTAAATACAGACCGTTTTGCAGATGATGTGACCATGCCGATCAGTCAGGTGTTACATTCTATGCTTGATGCGAAATTTACTGAATTAGGCGGGTTGTTTGAACTGTCTGCCGGGCCTTTGGATGACAGCGCAGAGCCGCTGTCCAAACCCCTTCCGGATCTGAAATACACGCTTGAGATCTTACTTGATAATGCGCATGACTATGCCGCCACAGCAATCAGACTTGATATTGGCTGGACCGCAACCGATATTGATATAAACCTCAGTGATGATGGCCCGGGGTTCCGCCCGAATATCCTTGCCCGACTCGGTCAGCCCTGGAACAGTTCGCGTGATGGCCGCGGCGGGCATCGCGGTCTGGGGTTGTTTTTGGCGGTAACGCTGGTCAACAGCCTTGGCGGAAAAATTGACATTTATAACGAAGACATTGGCGGTGCGGCGATTCACATCACCATTCCGCGCGAAAAATTGACAAGCTGA
- a CDS encoding 2-keto-4-pentenoate hydratase/2-oxohepta-3-ene-1,7-dioic acid hydratase (PFAM: Fumarylacetoacetate (FAA) hydrolase family), which translates to MTEYVISPPPRPSASIASSDKRFPVRRIFCVGRNYGAHAREMGFSDKEPPFFFTKPADALVETGTAIPYPPLTEDLHHEIELVLAVGKGGANIAAEDALSHIWGAGVGIDFTRRDLQIAHREKGRPWDWGKAFDQSAPLSPLVPLTDIPSAQANFASGRIWLSVNGEMRQDADLSELIWSLGDIIAFCSQSVCLQAGDLIFTGTPAGVAAVGPGDSLSGGVEGVGEISVSLTERASV; encoded by the coding sequence ATGACTGAATATGTTATTTCGCCTCCGCCACGTCCCAGCGCGTCTATTGCTTCTTCAGACAAACGCTTTCCGGTTCGCCGCATATTCTGTGTTGGCCGGAATTATGGCGCACATGCCCGCGAAATGGGTTTCAGTGATAAAGAGCCGCCCTTTTTCTTCACCAAACCTGCAGATGCGCTGGTTGAAACTGGCACAGCGATCCCCTATCCGCCTCTGACAGAAGACCTTCATCATGAGATTGAGCTGGTTCTTGCTGTTGGTAAAGGCGGGGCAAATATTGCTGCAGAAGATGCGCTGTCTCATATCTGGGGAGCAGGTGTGGGCATTGATTTCACGCGCCGTGATTTGCAGATTGCACATCGGGAAAAAGGCCGTCCCTGGGACTGGGGCAAAGCGTTTGATCAGTCAGCTCCCTTGTCTCCGCTTGTGCCGCTGACAGATATTCCTTCCGCTCAGGCCAACTTTGCCTCAGGCCGGATTTGGCTGAGTGTGAATGGCGAGATGCGTCAGGATGCAGACTTATCTGAATTGATTTGGTCGTTAGGAGATATCATCGCCTTTTGCAGCCAGTCTGTTTGTCTTCAGGCAGGTGACTTGATTTTCACGGGCACACCTGCAGGTGTTGCTGCAGTTGGACCAGGGGACAGCCTGTCAGGGGGTGTTGAGGGTGTTGGTGAAATTTCTGTCTCGCTCACAGAGCGAGCTTCAGTATGA
- a CDS encoding response regulator consisting of a CheY-like receiver domain and a Fis-type HTH domain (PFAM: Response regulator receiver domain; Bacterial regulatory protein, Fis family): protein MNRKLLILDDDNALRRMLVRAMEQREFKVMAAAGVKEALSLIQQQLPDYAVLDLKLEDGNGLDVVRHLQSVNPACRIIILTGFGNIATAVAAVKAGALDYLPKPANPDEIVRALLQTEGGLPAPPEDPMSADRVRWEHIQRVFEQCDRNVSETARRLKMHRRTLQRILAKHAPRR, encoded by the coding sequence ATGAACAGAAAGCTGTTAATTCTGGATGATGATAATGCGCTGCGACGGATGCTGGTACGCGCAATGGAACAGCGTGAATTTAAGGTTATGGCTGCTGCTGGTGTGAAAGAAGCCTTGAGCCTTATTCAGCAGCAACTTCCTGATTATGCTGTTTTGGATTTGAAACTTGAGGACGGAAATGGCCTGGATGTTGTGCGTCATCTGCAGTCAGTGAATCCAGCATGCCGAATCATTATTCTGACTGGATTTGGGAATATCGCGACAGCTGTTGCTGCGGTAAAGGCTGGTGCACTTGATTATCTGCCGAAGCCTGCAAACCCTGATGAAATTGTCAGAGCGTTACTGCAGACAGAAGGTGGCCTGCCCGCACCGCCAGAAGATCCAATGAGCGCTGACAGGGTCCGCTGGGAACATATTCAGCGCGTATTTGAACAATGTGACCGCAATGTATCAGAAACCGCCCGCCGCCTGAAAATGCATCGCCGGACCTTACAGCGCATTCTTGCCAAACATGCTCCACGCCGGTAA
- a CDS encoding 2-haloalkanoic acid dehalogenase, type II (PFAM: haloacid dehalogenase-like hydrolase~TIGRFAM: haloacid dehalogenase superfamily, subfamily IA, variant 3 with third motif having DD or ED; Haloacid dehalogenase superfamily, subfamily IA, variant 2 with 3rd motif like haloacid dehalogenase; 2-haloalkanoic acid dehalogenase, type II), which translates to MYKAVLFDAYGTLLDVDAAAAKLAATDKFPELKTVWPELAALWRSRQLNYTWLRSLSHSYAPFWQLTCDSLDYALEALQLENQEMRDALLDLYRELDAYQDARPALDAVHAAGLPAAVLSNGNQEMIERAFAAAGLTDRLDSLLSVEDVGVFKPDPRVYQLGCARYDAQPEQILFVSSNGWDAAAAGLFGFTTIWANRAGMPVERLPRSPDFVAAGLEFVAAHLSAANS; encoded by the coding sequence ATGTATAAAGCGGTCTTGTTTGATGCCTATGGCACCTTGTTGGATGTTGATGCGGCTGCGGCCAAGCTGGCGGCAACAGACAAATTTCCTGAACTGAAGACTGTATGGCCAGAGCTGGCTGCGCTCTGGCGGTCGCGCCAGCTGAATTATACCTGGCTGCGGTCTCTTTCGCACAGCTATGCGCCGTTCTGGCAATTGACCTGCGACTCGCTGGATTATGCGCTGGAAGCCCTCCAGCTTGAAAATCAGGAAATGCGCGACGCGCTTCTTGACCTGTATCGCGAACTGGACGCCTATCAGGATGCGCGCCCGGCCTTGGATGCTGTTCACGCTGCCGGCTTGCCTGCTGCTGTTTTATCTAATGGTAATCAGGAGATGATCGAACGCGCCTTTGCAGCAGCAGGGCTGACAGACCGGCTGGACAGTCTGTTATCTGTTGAAGATGTCGGTGTGTTCAAGCCTGACCCCCGTGTCTACCAGTTGGGCTGCGCGCGTTATGACGCGCAACCTGAACAGATATTATTTGTATCGTCAAATGGCTGGGACGCTGCAGCAGCTGGCCTGTTCGGCTTTACAACAATTTGGGCAAATCGCGCGGGCATGCCCGTTGAACGGTTGCCCCGAAGCCCTGATTTTGTTGCTGCTGGCCTTGAATTTGTGGCGGCCCATCTGTCTGCAGCCAACAGCTGA
- a CDS encoding protein of unknown function (DUF1737) (PFAM: Domain of unknown function (DUF1737)), which produces MTGDQRKTYRFLTGEDTPDFCARVSVALDEGYVLYGNPVMVMDGETRIVGQAVLLKDRHQNAARQERDER; this is translated from the coding sequence ATGACTGGTGATCAGCGAAAAACATATCGGTTTCTGACCGGCGAAGATACGCCTGACTTTTGTGCACGGGTCAGCGTGGCTCTTGATGAAGGCTACGTACTTTATGGTAATCCGGTCATGGTCATGGATGGTGAGACACGTATCGTCGGCCAGGCTGTTCTGTTGAAAGATCGTCATCAGAACGCTGCCCGTCAGGAAAGGGATGAAAGATGA
- a CDS encoding putative membrane protein (PFAM: EamA-like transporter family) translates to MELAHLLSLGAALSWTLASLFGHRPAVTFGSLHFNRIRMLVSAGLLAMMMLITNNSWSVPDQFWLPILASALIGVVIGDYFLFVTMRRLGPRRTGILFAANAPLAAILGWLFLSEPLTGLKILAIGVGFAGICLAVIYGKRRDLLHVWETVTQPLWLGILAGFLAALGQAVGVLLLRPVMAAGGDPMMASLIRVSLAACCFWLLWPFSRPQLDKDVYADKRLWLQVIANGFFGLSFGVYLLLAALETGRVADVAILSSFGPVMILPFVWYQTRSRPAWGAWLGAGLVVCSSALLVI, encoded by the coding sequence ATGGAATTGGCTCATCTTTTATCTCTTGGTGCAGCGTTAAGCTGGACCTTGGCCAGCCTGTTTGGTCACCGCCCTGCAGTGACATTTGGATCGCTTCATTTTAACCGTATCCGTATGCTGGTATCTGCTGGCTTGTTGGCGATGATGATGCTGATTACGAATAACAGCTGGTCAGTTCCTGATCAATTTTGGCTGCCCATTCTTGCGTCTGCTCTTATCGGGGTGGTGATCGGGGATTATTTTCTGTTTGTAACCATGCGCCGTCTGGGCCCGCGCCGAACCGGTATTTTATTTGCGGCAAATGCGCCACTTGCAGCAATTCTGGGTTGGCTGTTTTTGTCTGAACCGCTGACAGGGTTGAAAATTTTGGCCATTGGGGTTGGTTTTGCCGGTATTTGTTTGGCGGTCATTTATGGGAAACGCCGCGACCTGCTTCATGTCTGGGAAACAGTGACACAACCTTTGTGGCTGGGGATATTGGCCGGGTTTCTGGCCGCCCTTGGCCAGGCTGTTGGTGTGCTGCTGTTGCGTCCGGTAATGGCGGCAGGCGGCGATCCAATGATGGCCAGCCTGATTAGGGTGTCTCTGGCGGCCTGCTGTTTCTGGCTGCTCTGGCCGTTCAGCCGGCCACAGCTGGACAAAGACGTCTATGCTGATAAACGGCTTTGGCTGCAGGTTATCGCAAATGGCTTTTTCGGCCTCAGCTTCGGCGTTTATCTTCTTCTGGCGGCTCTTGAAACAGGCCGGGTTGCTGATGTGGCGATCTTATCCTCTTTTGGTCCGGTTATGATTTTGCCTTTTGTGTGGTATCAGACCCGCAGCCGTCCGGCGTGGGGGGCTTGGCTTGGTGCGGGGCTGGTTGTCTGCAGTTCTGCTTTACTGGTGATATAG